The following coding sequences lie in one Candidatus Dependentiae bacterium genomic window:
- a CDS encoding DnaJ domain-containing protein, translating into MKPQKAEKPSKPSSGDSSHSSTWSSSRKPDGERRGEFLGRGRSGEGDEASKGRSTSSARGDSRSDEPSIKWKKTSLSAEDAEKLAAGLQKDKDAKKFAKEFPQESARVIAQKAKDEASDRKLQAEAKLAAAQKSLEDASPEASKKIKAEIERHKQTISDAADQIKQAEKVLPKPAKAAPAQAAAKPNPYEVLGLAPNASDAEIKKAYFKMARDTHPDKHTDDPLAKEKFQAIGAAYNALKPENRHLADADLAAASKAAPDKAPEKGKTSSAPSAAQTKAEPGALVPAETAALTPFKEPKEGNKDWSTKKKVGAAVLGTAAVGGIGAAALGAGAIIAGGIGAAALATKGDDESKATPAGDALPTDAGAAITSGEAAPVTDTFVAAPAE; encoded by the coding sequence ATGAAACCTCAAAAAGCAGAAAAACCTTCAAAGCCATCAAGTGGCGATAGTTCTCATTCCTCAACGTGGAGCTCTAGTCGCAAACCAGATGGCGAACGAAGAGGTGAATTTCTCGGTCGAGGCAGAAGCGGTGAAGGTGATGAAGCAAGCAAAGGTCGAAGCACATCCAGCGCCCGAGGCGATTCTCGATCAGATGAACCCTCAATAAAATGGAAAAAAACAAGTCTCTCTGCAGAAGATGCTGAAAAACTTGCTGCAGGACTTCAAAAAGATAAAGATGCTAAAAAATTTGCAAAAGAATTTCCTCAAGAATCAGCACGCGTGATTGCTCAAAAGGCAAAAGATGAAGCCTCTGATCGCAAACTTCAAGCTGAAGCTAAACTAGCTGCTGCACAAAAATCGCTCGAAGATGCTTCACCTGAAGCAAGTAAAAAGATAAAAGCTGAAATTGAGCGACACAAACAAACAATCAGTGACGCCGCAGATCAAATTAAACAAGCTGAAAAAGTCTTACCTAAACCTGCGAAAGCAGCTCCAGCACAGGCTGCAGCGAAACCAAATCCGTATGAAGTCCTAGGTCTTGCACCTAACGCATCAGATGCAGAGATCAAGAAAGCATACTTTAAAATGGCACGTGATACGCATCCAGATAAACATACTGATGATCCACTCGCCAAAGAAAAGTTTCAAGCTATTGGAGCCGCGTACAACGCATTAAAACCGGAAAATCGCCATTTAGCTGATGCTGATCTTGCTGCTGCAAGTAAAGCAGCACCTGACAAAGCTCCAGAGAAAGGTAAAACTTCATCTGCGCCTTCAGCTGCTCAAACTAAGGCTGAACCGGGAGCACTTGTTCCTGCAGAAACAGCGGCTCTTACCCCATTCAAAGAACCTAAAGAAGGAAATAAAGATTGGAGTACCAAGAAAAAAGTTGGTGCTGCTGTTCTTGGAACTGCCGCTGTTGGTGGTATTGGCGCCGCAGCTCTTGGTGCTGGCGCAATAATCGCTGGCGGTATTGGCGCTGCTGCACTTGCAACCAAAGGCGACGACGAATCTAAAGCAACCCCTGCAGGTGATGCGCTTCCAACAGATGCTGGCGCAGCAATAACATCAGGTGAAGCAGCTCCAGTAACAGATACCTTTGTAGCAGCTCCGGCTGAATAA
- a CDS encoding MATE family efflux transporter, which yields MKIRESFRTMMRRGDSCKDIILYWLPEIISSTILFSLTPMIDSYLVDKLGSLSTFGALGMANNFLHSLIKLAEAIPVAAIAIMGRYNGAHEYDECGKGLGDTFWTTFFIGFSQFALIFFSAPLIFWWLGVPTKMIAVGTPFLRLRSFGLLLVFSSLALLAFMKAVKNTRVPMIIHCIGIAIFILFDYALILGNLGFPRLGIQGSALATIIQYSVVNVLSVAYILLNPDYKKYFSQAFFSVFRPGKAMHLLSLSWPIMIDKTALSISYVWLSKLIAPMGKTCIATYMVVKDLERFAFLPAIAFAQIITFLVSNRLGERDNEGAMANIKKVLLLTSVLTTASLLVMCVYAPFFIGLFDSKGKFTGFASLALQIVSILVIFDFTQLVLAGALRGAGDVKTVMWGRVLAVTFFFIPISYCLSFVPDTYQSLKFFLIYGSYYVATGIMGIIFLIRIKNRGWQRTEI from the coding sequence ATGAAAATCCGGGAAAGCTTTCGTACCATGATGCGCCGTGGTGACTCATGTAAAGACATAATTCTCTACTGGCTGCCGGAGATTATCTCTTCGACCATTCTCTTTTCACTCACGCCAATGATTGATTCCTACCTTGTTGATAAACTCGGTTCTCTTTCAACATTTGGCGCCCTTGGTATGGCCAATAATTTTTTACATTCGCTCATCAAACTTGCTGAAGCTATTCCCGTTGCAGCAATTGCAATTATGGGACGCTACAACGGCGCACACGAATATGACGAATGTGGCAAAGGCTTAGGCGATACTTTTTGGACAACATTCTTTATTGGATTTTCACAATTTGCACTGATATTTTTTAGCGCCCCACTCATCTTTTGGTGGCTTGGTGTACCAACCAAAATGATTGCCGTTGGCACCCCTTTCTTACGCCTTCGGTCATTTGGCTTGCTGCTTGTTTTTTCATCACTGGCACTTTTAGCCTTTATGAAAGCAGTCAAAAATACCCGTGTTCCAATGATCATTCATTGCATCGGTATTGCTATCTTTATTTTATTTGATTACGCACTCATTCTGGGGAATCTTGGCTTTCCTCGCTTGGGGATTCAGGGTTCAGCTCTTGCGACTATTATTCAGTACAGCGTGGTAAATGTGCTTTCGGTCGCTTACATCTTGCTCAACCCTGACTATAAAAAATATTTCTCTCAAGCTTTTTTTTCGGTATTCAGACCCGGTAAAGCGATGCACTTGCTCAGCTTGAGCTGGCCAATTATGATTGATAAAACAGCTCTTTCGATTTCCTACGTCTGGCTCTCAAAACTTATCGCCCCTATGGGTAAAACCTGTATCGCCACCTATATGGTGGTTAAAGATCTTGAACGGTTTGCCTTTTTACCTGCAATCGCCTTTGCTCAAATTATCACCTTTTTGGTAAGTAACCGCCTTGGAGAGCGGGATAATGAAGGAGCAATGGCCAATATCAAGAAGGTCCTTTTACTGACCTCGGTGCTCACAACCGCTTCGCTCCTGGTTATGTGTGTTTACGCTCCATTTTTTATCGGTCTTTTTGACTCAAAAGGTAAATTTACCGGATTCGCCTCCCTGGCTTTGCAAATTGTCAGTATTTTGGTTATCTTTGATTTCACACAACTTGTTCTGGCCGGGGCTTTACGTGGGGCTGGTGATGTTAAGACCGTCATGTGGGGAAGAGTTCTTGCAGTAACGTTTTTTTTCATACCAATCTCATATTGCTTGTCATTTGTTCCAGACACCTATCAATCGCTTAAATTCTTTCTCATTTATGGCTCATATTACGTAGCAACTGGCATTATGGGCATTATTTTCTTGATAAGAATTAAGAATCGTGGCTGGCAAAGAACTGAGATTTAA
- the gatC gene encoding Asp-tRNA(Asn)/Glu-tRNA(Gln) amidotransferase subunit GatC, which translates to MATFTKEELLKIAHLSSLKLDEQEIPVFVDQITAILQYVEQLATAQVCAQTEPIRNVNVLRDDIARSTDPEPLLARAPQRIENYFGVPQILEEK; encoded by the coding sequence GTGGCTACCTTTACCAAAGAAGAATTACTCAAAATTGCACACCTTTCATCGCTCAAGCTGGATGAACAAGAGATCCCTGTTTTTGTTGATCAAATCACCGCAATTTTACAATACGTTGAACAGCTTGCAACGGCACAGGTTTGTGCACAAACCGAGCCGATAAGAAATGTTAATGTATTGCGTGATGATATTGCACGTTCAACCGACCCAGAGCCGCTCCTTGCACGTGCTCCACAGCGTATTGAAAACTATTTTGGTGTGCCACAAATTTTAGAAGAAAAATAA
- the gatA gene encoding Asp-tRNA(Asn)/Glu-tRNA(Gln) amidotransferase subunit GatA — MNSFLTIKEIKEKLARKEVSVAEVSAFYQERLNQYNPKLNAALEIFDNPELPNDKTVHGTLGGIPCIIKSNISQKDRITNAGSKILQNYKAPYDATVTARIKQAGAVSLGSGNMDEFAMGSSGDFSAYGPTHNPWQQGRVPGGSSSGPAAAVAAGLVPFALGTETGGSVRHPAAYCSLVGMYPTHGHNSRYGVIAFASSTDQVGPLTKTVYDNALVMSALSGFDPLDSTSVQQEAQDYTKELDGKLPTGLKIGIINDGVQTDGLDPQIRTSFNGALEQLKKLGATVKSINLPHFKYGIALYFIISRAEAASNLSRFDGTLYGARSEHMENLLDMYLNTRQEGFGIEVKRRILVGNYVLSAGHQDQYYNKAQLVRAMVRAEFEAAFNDVDLLVSPTTANLPFKIGELVNDPIAMYMNDYYSTANCIIGTPAISIPCGFSQENLPIGFQLLGPRLSEQLLYKVAYAFEQSTDYHLRFPGGFE, encoded by the coding sequence ATGAACTCATTTTTAACTATCAAAGAAATTAAAGAAAAGCTTGCACGTAAAGAAGTTTCGGTTGCTGAAGTTTCTGCTTTTTACCAAGAACGCCTCAACCAATACAATCCAAAACTTAATGCTGCGCTTGAGATTTTTGATAACCCAGAGCTTCCGAATGACAAAACCGTTCATGGGACTCTTGGTGGCATTCCGTGTATTATCAAAAGTAATATCAGCCAAAAAGACCGCATCACCAATGCTGGTTCAAAAATTTTACAAAACTATAAAGCTCCCTATGATGCAACAGTAACCGCACGTATCAAGCAAGCAGGTGCTGTTTCTCTTGGCTCAGGCAACATGGATGAATTTGCAATGGGCAGCTCAGGCGATTTTTCAGCCTATGGGCCAACACACAACCCTTGGCAGCAGGGGCGAGTTCCGGGCGGTTCAAGCTCGGGGCCTGCAGCTGCAGTTGCTGCAGGATTAGTTCCTTTTGCACTTGGCACAGAAACCGGTGGCTCGGTTCGCCATCCTGCAGCGTATTGTAGCTTGGTAGGCATGTACCCAACGCACGGGCATAATTCACGCTATGGCGTTATCGCCTTTGCATCATCAACCGACCAGGTTGGCCCACTGACTAAAACCGTCTACGATAATGCTTTGGTTATGAGCGCTCTTTCAGGTTTTGATCCACTCGACTCAACTTCGGTCCAACAAGAAGCACAGGATTACACCAAAGAGCTTGATGGTAAATTACCTACAGGACTCAAAATTGGTATTATTAATGATGGGGTCCAAACTGATGGCCTTGATCCGCAAATAAGAACTTCATTTAATGGTGCACTTGAGCAGCTCAAAAAGCTTGGCGCTACCGTTAAATCAATAAATTTGCCTCACTTTAAATATGGCATTGCACTGTATTTTATTATCAGCCGAGCTGAGGCAGCATCAAATCTTTCTCGTTTTGATGGCACGCTTTACGGTGCTCGCTCTGAACATATGGAAAATTTATTAGATATGTACCTCAATACCCGCCAAGAGGGATTTGGAATTGAAGTTAAACGCCGCATTTTGGTTGGCAACTATGTTCTTTCTGCTGGACACCAAGATCAGTATTACAACAAAGCGCAGTTAGTTCGTGCCATGGTTCGTGCAGAATTTGAAGCAGCATTTAACGATGTCGACCTTTTGGTCAGCCCAACAACCGCTAACTTGCCATTTAAAATTGGGGAGTTAGTCAATGACCCAATTGCTATGTACATGAATGATTATTACAGCACAGCAAATTGTATTATTGGCACACCGGCTATTTCAATTCCCTGTGGTTTTTCACAAGAAAATTTACCAATTGGGTTCCAACTTCTTGGACCTCGACTTTCTGAGCAACTCCTTTACAAAGTTGCTTACGCGTTTGAACAGAGTACAGATTATCATTTACGTTTTCCAGGTGGCTTTGAGTAA
- a CDS encoding tRNA-dihydrouridine synthase, whose protein sequence is MSNSFWFEKIRFGSLEVPRFMVAPLDGITDSPLRRLIRDFSVTELMFTEMRHVSCVCYERGEPSLRYQQVEQPLAFQFSANRLDLIDEAVEKVIAKGFVMINLNCGCPAPAVIKSGSGSALMADKDRLTLLIKQFIKAINGRLPFTIKIRAGFKERNAVDIAKLAQDLGVDGLIIHPRTQPEGFASRLDYDLTAKVKAAVNIPLIFSGNINRFEQAEKVYAMTGVDGFMIGRALWGAPWKMREMTDAAAGKVFSVDTKTSLDYCIRHLDLNMEHYGSRGFSHFKKQIPQYIRTVQGASEWRAKLLRTQNEAEMRVMLDMIVQENTPVNNPDLLPTASKSSQAECNQV, encoded by the coding sequence ATGAGTAATAGTTTTTGGTTTGAAAAAATTCGTTTTGGTTCACTCGAAGTTCCTCGTTTTATGGTAGCACCGCTTGACGGTATTACCGATTCGCCGCTCCGACGGCTCATTCGTGACTTTTCGGTCACAGAGCTGATGTTCACGGAAATGCGCCATGTGTCATGCGTATGCTACGAGCGCGGCGAGCCTTCACTACGCTACCAGCAGGTTGAACAGCCGCTGGCTTTTCAGTTTTCTGCTAACCGACTTGATTTGATTGATGAAGCGGTAGAGAAGGTTATTGCCAAGGGCTTTGTGATGATCAATCTGAACTGCGGATGCCCTGCCCCTGCGGTTATTAAATCGGGGTCCGGCTCTGCACTCATGGCAGATAAAGATCGTCTTACCTTGCTTATTAAGCAATTCATCAAAGCGATTAATGGACGCCTACCTTTTACTATCAAAATTCGGGCTGGATTCAAAGAACGGAATGCTGTTGATATTGCTAAGCTTGCGCAAGATTTGGGGGTTGACGGGCTGATTATTCACCCTCGAACGCAGCCTGAGGGTTTTGCTTCTCGGTTGGATTATGATCTGACCGCAAAAGTTAAAGCAGCAGTTAACATTCCATTAATTTTTTCCGGTAATATCAATCGATTTGAGCAAGCTGAAAAAGTCTATGCCATGACCGGCGTTGATGGCTTTATGATTGGTCGGGCACTCTGGGGCGCTCCATGGAAAATGCGCGAGATGACCGATGCTGCTGCGGGCAAAGTCTTTAGCGTTGATACCAAAACTTCACTTGATTACTGCATACGACATCTTGATTTGAATATGGAGCATTACGGTTCACGAGGATTTTCTCATTTCAAAAAGCAAATACCTCAATATATTCGAACCGTACAAGGAGCATCGGAATGGCGCGCCAAGCTTTTGCGAACACAAAATGAAGCTGAAATGCGCGTGATGCTTGATATGATTGTTCAGGAGAATACCCCTGTAAATAATCCTGATCTCTTGCCAACAGCTTCAAAAAGCTCTCAAGCTGAATGCAACCAGGTCTAA
- a CDS encoding rod shape-determining protein MreC, protein MKILRKILIFCCLATGLFFVAHRVLFFKHGMLEDAISYATYPVLWIGNVVQATTNSCTDFFQSHAALRQQCQELQAQCDTLQGALTAQVAAAHYYEGSKELIDFLQRYDLENKLFAKVLIQHLDDDEHYYYINQGSSHGVTKDMVALYKFQILGRVTEVYPWYSKVMLITDKHCKVAAYTNTTNANGIVKGLNKLDECELIYVSHLLPISDDDLVLSSGQGLVFPEGFCLGQVARHALQEQALYHTIYVRPMVDFKAIKFCWLTDQAKIDFFRVS, encoded by the coding sequence ATGAAAATACTTAGAAAAATACTCATTTTTTGTTGCCTTGCAACTGGACTTTTTTTTGTTGCACACCGTGTTTTATTTTTTAAGCACGGGATGCTTGAAGATGCAATTTCGTATGCTACATATCCAGTGCTCTGGATTGGCAACGTTGTACAAGCAACAACCAATTCATGTACAGATTTCTTTCAATCACACGCTGCACTGCGTCAGCAGTGCCAGGAATTGCAGGCACAATGCGATACGCTCCAAGGAGCACTGACTGCGCAAGTAGCAGCTGCTCATTATTATGAGGGCAGCAAAGAATTAATCGATTTTTTACAGCGATATGATCTTGAAAATAAGCTTTTTGCCAAAGTACTAATTCAGCACCTTGACGATGATGAGCATTATTACTACATCAATCAAGGCTCAAGCCACGGCGTTACCAAAGACATGGTTGCTTTATACAAGTTTCAAATTCTTGGTCGAGTAACCGAAGTTTATCCTTGGTACAGCAAAGTAATGCTCATTACCGACAAGCATTGCAAAGTTGCCGCCTATACCAATACTACTAATGCTAACGGGATCGTTAAAGGGCTCAATAAGCTTGATGAGTGTGAACTTATTTATGTAAGTCATCTACTCCCAATTTCTGATGATGATTTAGTTCTTTCAAGTGGACAGGGGCTGGTCTTTCCTGAAGGTTTTTGCCTTGGACAAGTTGCTCGCCATGCGCTGCAAGAGCAGGCGCTGTATCACACCATTTACGTTCGCCCTATGGTCGATTTCAAAGCAATAAAGTTTTGTTGGCTTACCGATCAAGCAAAAATAGACTTTTTTAGGGTCTCTTAA